A single Streptomyces sp. Edi2 DNA region contains:
- a CDS encoding RDD family protein: MSFGDPNNPYGQPQPPQGPYGQQPQAPQGPYGQQPPVPPQGQPGYGYPQQAPQQAPQQAPQQPYGYPQQQVPQQQAYGYPQQAAAPYGQPMGMPTGYASWGARLCATLIDGLIVALVPGILYAIGFGMIASSTSKINSCAYDDYNCRAEASSAGPPAIAFILIVIAALAIMAGGIFMLIQEGNKGQTVGKKAMNIRLVREDTGQPLGFGMAFVRRLAHFLDSIACYVGWLWPLWDDKSQTFADKAVGSVVVKTQ, translated from the coding sequence ATGAGTTTCGGCGACCCGAACAACCCCTACGGCCAGCCGCAGCCGCCGCAGGGCCCGTACGGGCAGCAGCCGCAGGCGCCGCAGGGTCCGTACGGGCAGCAGCCCCCGGTCCCGCCGCAGGGACAGCCCGGCTACGGATACCCCCAGCAGGCCCCGCAGCAGGCCCCGCAGCAGGCCCCGCAGCAGCCCTACGGCTACCCCCAGCAGCAGGTCCCGCAGCAGCAGGCGTACGGCTACCCGCAGCAGGCGGCGGCCCCCTACGGCCAGCCCATGGGCATGCCGACGGGTTACGCGAGCTGGGGTGCGCGGCTGTGCGCCACGCTCATCGACGGCCTGATCGTGGCCCTGGTACCCGGCATCCTGTACGCGATCGGGTTCGGCATGATCGCCTCCTCCACGAGCAAGATCAACAGCTGCGCCTACGACGACTACAACTGCCGGGCGGAAGCGTCCTCGGCAGGCCCGCCGGCCATCGCCTTCATCCTGATCGTCATCGCCGCCCTGGCGATCATGGCGGGCGGCATCTTCATGCTCATCCAGGAAGGCAACAAGGGCCAGACGGTGGGCAAGAAGGCCATGAACATCCGGCTGGTCCGCGAGGACACCGGTCAGCCGCTCGGCTTCGGCATGGCTTTCGTCCGCCGCCTGGCGCACTTCCTCGACAGCATCGCGTGCTACGTCGGCTGGCTGTGGCCGCTGTGGGACGACAAGTCCCAGACCTTCGCCGACAAGGCCGTGGGCTCGGTGGTCGTCAAGACCCAGTAG
- a CDS encoding bifunctional methylenetetrahydrofolate dehydrogenase/methenyltetrahydrofolate cyclohydrolase, whose protein sequence is MTAQILDGKATAAAIKSELTTRVEALKAKGVQPGLGTLLVGDDPGSRWYVNGKHRDCAQVGIASIQRELPETATQEEIEAVVRELNEDPACTGYIVQLPLPKGIDANRVLELMDPAKDADGLHPMSLGRLVLGIEGPLPCTPYGIVQLLRRHDVEIKGAHVVVVGRGITIGRPMPLVLTRKSENATVTQCHTGTRDLSAHLKQADIIVAAAGVPHIIKPEDIKPGAAVLDVGVSRDEAGKIVGDVHPGVAEVAGWVAPNPGGVGPMTRAQLLVNVVEAAERAAG, encoded by the coding sequence ATGACTGCCCAGATCCTGGATGGCAAGGCCACCGCAGCCGCTATCAAGTCCGAGCTCACCACCCGCGTCGAAGCGCTGAAGGCCAAGGGCGTGCAGCCCGGTCTCGGCACCCTCCTGGTGGGCGACGACCCGGGCAGCCGCTGGTACGTCAACGGCAAGCACCGTGACTGCGCCCAGGTCGGCATCGCCTCGATCCAGCGGGAACTGCCGGAAACCGCCACCCAGGAGGAGATCGAGGCGGTCGTCCGGGAGCTGAACGAGGACCCGGCCTGCACCGGCTACATCGTCCAACTCCCGCTCCCCAAGGGCATCGACGCGAACCGTGTCCTGGAGCTGATGGACCCGGCCAAGGACGCCGACGGACTGCACCCGATGAGCCTGGGCCGCCTGGTGCTCGGCATCGAGGGGCCGCTGCCGTGCACCCCGTACGGCATCGTCCAGCTGCTGCGGCGCCACGACGTCGAGATCAAGGGCGCGCATGTGGTGGTCGTCGGCCGCGGCATCACCATCGGCCGCCCGATGCCGCTGGTGCTCACCCGCAAGTCCGAGAACGCCACGGTGACCCAGTGCCACACCGGCACCCGTGATCTGTCCGCACACCTCAAGCAGGCCGACATCATCGTCGCCGCGGCCGGTGTGCCGCACATCATCAAGCCCGAGGACATCAAGCCCGGTGCGGCGGTCCTGGACGTCGGCGTCAGCCGCGACGAGGCCGGCAAGATCGTCGGCGATGTGCACCCGGGCGTCGCCGAGGTGGCCGGCTGGGTCGCCCCCAACCCCGGCGGCGTCGGCCCGATGACCCGCGCCCAGCTGCTGGTCAACGTCGTCGAGGCCGCCGAGCGCGCGGCGGGCTGA
- a CDS encoding DUF3017 domain-containing protein: MGAEAHADGAGEPQRASRRFPTLTRDTARPEGGGRAASGGFPAPARQWPLLSVMGGVALGLLLVALDAFRIGSIVIGLSLLAGAVLRWALPSVGMLAVRSRFTDMATYGGLGFVIVMLALMVQPKPWIHIPFLDDIVHFTVW; this comes from the coding sequence ATGGGTGCCGAAGCGCACGCGGACGGAGCCGGCGAGCCACAGCGCGCCTCGCGCCGTTTTCCGACGCTGACCCGCGACACCGCCCGGCCGGAAGGCGGCGGACGGGCCGCCTCGGGCGGCTTCCCCGCGCCCGCCCGGCAGTGGCCGCTGCTCAGCGTCATGGGCGGGGTCGCGCTCGGGCTGCTGCTGGTGGCGCTCGATGCGTTCCGTATCGGGTCGATTGTGATCGGGCTCTCCCTGCTGGCCGGCGCGGTGCTGCGGTGGGCGCTGCCGTCGGTCGGGATGCTGGCCGTGCGCTCCCGCTTCACCGATATGGCGACGTACGGGGGGCTCGGCTTCGTGATCGTGATGCTGGCGCTGATGGTGCAGCCCAAGCCGTGGATCCACATCCCGTTCCTGGACGACATCGTTCACTTCACCGTGTGGTAG